Proteins encoded in a region of the Dreissena polymorpha isolate Duluth1 chromosome 6, UMN_Dpol_1.0, whole genome shotgun sequence genome:
- the LOC127836290 gene encoding uncharacterized protein LOC127836290 encodes MPNLNHDHNNFQDKIETYLDNNSIKCGCIKKLMIVWVKSCDLERLLTEVANEGDSNRQVQLLDDISISDQTCSPFTLHVFKFTNAETKFERCFLAGYCAYMKCIQTMKTEFNDIASSSVLDQGQLFKKMFDEIMSIKAIQEQFRKFKVSLIYFDDDKGKSQRGRLIDMLDKEIRRSNPVIYLKTRAQISAHFQNETYQPAQQNVTPL; translated from the exons ATGCCGAATCTGAATc ATGATCACAATAATTTTCAAGACAAAATAGAAACTTATCTTGATAATAATTCGATCAAGTGCGGATGTATCAAGAAACTGATGATTGTCTGGGTGAAATCCTGTGACTTGGAAAGGCTGTTGACGGAAGTGGCAAACGAAGG TGACAGTAATCGCCAGGTGCAACTTTTGGATGATATCAGTATTTCCGACCAGACTTGTTCACCTTTCACCTTGCATGTCTTCAAATTCAcaaatgctgaaacaaaa TTTGAGCGGTGTTTCCTAGCTGGATATTGCGCATATATGAAATGCATTCAGACGATGAAGACAGAGTTTAACGACATTGCGTCTTCATCCGTGTTAGATCAAGGACagttgttcaagaaaatgttTGACGAGATCATGTCTATTAAAGCAATACAAGAACAATTCCGCAAATTCAAAGTATCACTGATATACTTTGATGATG ACAAGGGTAAAAGTCAAAGAGGAAGACTAATTGACATGTTGGACAAAGAGATTCGCAGGTCAAACCCAGTGATAtatctaaaaacaagagcacag ATAAGCGCACATTTCCAAAATGAAACTTATCAACCTGCTCAACAGAACGTTACACCATTGTGA
- the LOC127835940 gene encoding uncharacterized protein LOC127835940 encodes MEYKFTWVNNENKYVHCFNGSVHIGECLDIFGFVCPLNPASTGVYKMSTNEDLTGVYVAIITSNRITPGNYSCSKFNGAGKITKCVQYSVSTTSAPTTDMTTRKPGGWTEVCISGLAIGIFGVIIWVFDCIYVVILFKRDGCHVQCQYGKPACYRNKGCLKAMLVSGLFFVVAVMLMPQIDERCEEGWSHINRAAKALLVLGVVTLVAMIYSTIKAHLVDLLKDLHPGLVFSDISHFMRYAVKDIEQHLPNKCNEYQNANKCLIDKFLLVIPETCELVLPKTGEIRISEIKSTSSESERKQVSLEVVEQNGFQMDKGGNEDHYKVNIYKIKMDDQEYFIYAYVPKALTVIYQLSHKLPGMINVTLEKQRFQQLYQQILYAKGWINIVKLYQCKGTADVARALFDAATDNMDSANIKQKTATVDNYKRD; translated from the exons ATGGAATATAAGTTCACATGGGTAAATAACGAAAATAAATACGTACACTGTTTTAATGGATCCGTACACATAGGAGAGTGCTTAGATATTTTTGGATTTGTTTGTCCTCTTAATCCAGCGAGCACAGGTGTGTACAAAATGTCTACGAATGAAGATTTAACGGGTGTGTACGTTGCCATAATAACATCAAATAGAATAACGCCGGGAAACTACAGTTGTTCTAAATTCAATGGTGCAGGGAAAATCACAAAATGCGTACAATACTCAG TTTCAACAACTTCTGCACCTACGACAGATATGACAACTCGAAAACCTGGAG GTTGGACCGAAGTATGCATTAGCGGGTTGGCCATCGGAATATTCGGGGTGATCATTTGGGTATTTGATTGTATCTACGTGGTAATATTATTTAAGCGCGATGGATGCCATGTACAATGTCAATATGGAAAGCCTG CGTGTTACAGAAATAAGGGATGTCTCAAAGCGATGCTTGTTTCTGGCTTGTTCTTCGTTGTTGCCGTCATGTTAATGCCTCAAATTGATGAACGATGCGAAGAAG GATGGTCCCACATAAACCGTGCCGCCAAAGCTTTATTAGTTTTAGGCGTCGTCACTCTTGTTGCGATGATTTATTCAACAATCAAAG CACATTTGGTGGATTTGCTGAAAGACCTACACCCTGGATTGGTCTTCTCCGACATATCACACTTCATGAGATATGCGGTAAAAG ATATTGAACAACATCTTCCAAACAAGTGCAATGAATATCAAAATGCAAATAAGTGTTTGATCGACAAATTCCTGCTTGTTATACCTGAAACATGTGAGCTGGTTTTACCTAAAACTGGCGAAATACGAATCAGTGAAATCAAGTCAACTTCAAGCGAATCAGAACGTAAACAGGTTTCATTAGAAGTTGTGGAGCAAAATGGGTTTCAAATGGACAAGGGTGGAAATGAAGACCATTACAAAGTGAACATCTACAAAATAAAGATGGATGat CAAGAATATTTCATCTATGCCTATGTACCAAAAGCTCTTACCGTCATCTATCAACTCTCACACAAACTACCCGGAATGATAAACGTTACCTTGGAGAAGCAGAGATTCCAACAGTTATACCAACAAATACTGTATGCGAAGGGATGGATAAATATTGTGAAATTATATCAATGCAAAG GCACTGCGGACGTTGCCCGAGCTTTGTTTGATGCTGCTACTGATAACATGGACTCCgccaatataaaacaaaaaacggcAA CTGTAGACAACTACAAACGAGATTAA